The uncultured Fibrobacter sp. genomic interval TTTCGGTTTATTCTCACGAAGGTGAAGATTATGTACCTTTGCCGGTAAGTGGAACATATACGGTAACCGTTCCGGACAGCATCTTGTTTTTTGATGTTTCTTCGACATATGGCGAAAAAGGAGTGTATCACGGCGACCTTTCAATAACGGCACCTAATGGAATGCATCTTCAGGTCTACGGTAAGCTTAAAGGACGAAGCCTGTGGGATTCATTGTTTGTCTATGATGGCTCTACAACCAGTTCTCCGATGCTTTTAAAAATGGAGTCGGGAGAAGGGGGGAGAGAATTAGATAGACAGGTTGTCAGCTCGGGCGAATCGCTCACAATCTCCTATAGAGAAAGAGATTGGAACAGAACGGTTAATAAGGTTGGCTTAGATTTAAAGGTGAGGGTTATTAACCCGAAACAGTCGTTTGAAGTTTCAAAAGACATCGAAATGATGAATGGTGATGTCGACATCGATGCAAACGCGGCAAAACTCTGGACTCCCGTTCACGTGACCGCAACTCCCGAAGAAGGGTATTTCTTTAACAAGATTCAGGTGTTTGGTAAAACATCGCGTGAAGAATGTGAAGTTTCCGGTGGTACATGGTATTCGGGTAACAAGGCCACATTCTTGATGCCGGGTGAAAAAGCCCGTGTCGATGCCTATTTTGTCGACCGCTTAACGGCGGACAATGGGCTGAGTATACCCATGCCAAAGAACGAACCGCTTCGAGTCAATATTCCAGAAGGCGTTGAGTCTTTTAATATTGATCCTTCCCAGTTGTATTTAGGAGAATATGATGAGTCGGCTCCGCTTATCTTGACGGCCCCAGAAGGGTATGTTCTCCAAATAGATGAGGGCTATTCCTTATACAAGTATTTCTTTGGCTCTGGTTTCAATGTGTTTGAAGGTGATGTAGAAGATCATGTCGCAGCGAATGCCAATTTGAAAACGACGCTGTGGAGCAAGTTGATGACGGTTGTTTACGCCGGAGATTATTGTTATCCAGATTTGCGTATAAGCGTTCACCCGAATAAAGAACATAATATTGTTGCTCTGGATTTTGACCATGGCAAAGTTTCTGTCAATCCGAAATCGGGTAAATCTCTTATGGGAGATACCGTCACCTTGACTACAACTTTCGAAGAAGGCTATGTAGCCGATTCCATGTATGTGTATTGGAATGACGAAGATTCTCATTACTTGAATATTGTTGGCGGCACGTGGTATAATTTTAACACCAAGTTTGAAATGCCCTATACGGATGTCTATTACAAGGCAGTTATTAACCCCGCAGAAGCGGATATCGAACGCGATATTTTTATTCCTAAAACAGGTTCGCTCAAGGCAAATGTGACTAAGGGTATTCCTCATGTGTTGATTAACGATGAACCCAATGGGGCTTTTTACGACCCGTACTGCAACAATGCCGATGGTTCCGTTACGCTTACGGCATACAAAGATCGCGTCTTCTGGATTCGCGGTATGGTTACTCTTATAGAAGGCGACTCGCTTTTTATTTATGACGGTGACAATACGGAGGCCGATACGATTCTCAAGAGGTCGGAAGGGCCTGGCCTTGATGGACTTTATACCTCTGGAAATTCGGTGACGCTCCAACTCAAGTCAGATGACAAGGATGTCTCTTACGGTGTGTCTGTGGAGGCACAAATATTTGAAAAAACGGAAAGCACTGCATTTACTTTGTATGAAAATTCAGTCATGAAGCTTGCCCGTATCAACGGCGATTACGAAGGCGAGGGCGCTATCGATATTCCGGAACCGATCGAAGTGGACTACATTGACTTTGATCGCAAAATCACTCCGGGTGAGCCTGTGACCGTTGTGCTCCCGTTCACCTTGCCGAAGGGAACGTACCTTAACGCCACATTCTTCCAGCTCGAAAGTGTTGTCCAGGAAGATACTGCATGGAAGGCTACCATGAGGTGGATTGGCGATGGCAAACTGCCCAAGGCGAATACGCCTTATATAGTGATTTTGGATGAAGGTGAAGACAAGTTGAAGTTTGATTTTGAAGATAAAAAGGCAATCGTCCAGACGGGTGAAATCGAAGTCGATTACGATACGAGCAAGAACTGGAGCATTGTTGGAACCTATGCGTACAAGGAATGGGATTACGACAAGAATGATGACGAATTAGGACTTGTATACGCTTTTGCCGGTACGAATGAAGCCGGAATTTCGAAGGGCCAGTTTGGCAAAATTGGAAACGGGGCGAAGGCCTACCCGATGCGTGCCTACCTCAAGAAAAAGGACGGTAGCGTGCAGTTCCAGATGGATCGCCCGCGAATGGCTGGCGAAGCCTATTACATTGATTTTGCCGGCGTAGGCGCCGAAATAGAGTCTATCGATGTCGATTTCGTGGATAAGGACGAAAAACCGATGGCAATTGGCCGTATGAACCCCGTGACGGGGCAAATCAAGCTTGACCACTGGTATGACCTGAAGGGCCGCCGCACCAACAGCAAACCGGCCACCAAGGGCGCCTTCTTTAATAAAAAAGTGCTTGTCAAATAGCAAAATCCTGTTTGACGGACCAAACCCGTCGGTTTGGCCCCTAAAATGGCATAAAAATCCTTCTAAAGTATATTCCTGTTTACTTGACAAAAATAAATGTAAATTGTAAGTTTACTATATGGTTAAAGTAACCTTATAATTAGAAGGGAAAATACTATGAAACTCAAAAACCAATTTTTGAGCCTTTCCGCCGTGCTCGCGTTAGGCATGGTGGCAACAACAACCGCGTGGGCTGCTGAAGTCACGCTTTCAACAGATGGCGGCTTTGTCAATATTCCGCAAACAGGGACGGATATTGTAACTATTGCAGATGGAGTAACTGCTTTTAAAGTGTATGATTATGGTGGAGCGACAGGAAAATTTGAACAAGGTTGCTCCGGTTTTGTCGTATTGAATGCTCCAGAAGGCTCTTTTCTTCGAGTATCTGGAACAATAACTCGCTCGGCCAAAAGCGGTTCTTCGTATGGGGCTCAGCCTAATATTGAAGTATGGGATGGAGCTAGTTCCTCTAATACGACTGTAATAATTAATGCAAAAGTACAGGAATACGATATTTCATCTGATGTTGTTTTGGCTTTGCCGACAAAGTTGAGTTCAGGTAATAGTTTGTATATGAGATTTTGGTCGGGACCTATTTCCGGTTCCTTGGCCTCAGATGGCTTAGATATGACTATACAGGTTTTAAAGAAGACTTCTACCGCTGCAATTGACATTTACAAACAAGATAACGATGGCTATGGAATTGCCAAGATTAACGGTGACTATAATGGAAGTGATGAGGTGAGCATTTCAACTGCTATTAATGTAGACTCTATTGTGTACAATCGTACTTTTACAGCAGGGACGGCTGGTACTATTGTGTTGCCGTTTAGCTTGCCTGCTGGTGCCACGACAAATGCCAAGTTCTATTACCTTAGGGAAGTTGCTTCGGTTGATTGCAAATGGAAGGCTTCTTTCAGGAATATTGCATTGGATAATGCAAATGCACTTCCGGCTGCAAATACTCCGTATGCAGTTATCGTTCCTAATGCAACGAAACTCCAGTTCAATCTGAATGGCGGTCAGGCTACTTTCTTGACTGATGATATTGCGGAACAATATGATAATACTAACAAGTGGATTTTCAAGGGTACTTATGAATACAAGACATGGAGCTCAACTGATCCGGAATTTGGACTTGCTTATGCCCTTGCTGCTGCAAATGACCCCGATGGCAAATACGTAGCAGGTCAGTATGGCAAGGTAGGTGAAGGCACCTATGCCATTCCGATGCGTGCCTATATGTGCAAGAAAAATGCGGATGTACGTCTTGGTCGTCCGCTTGCCAAGGGCGAAGTAAGCTCCATTGAGAACTTGCCCGAATCGATTGATGTCGAATTCATTGACGAAGAAGAAAAGACAACAGCCATTGGCCGTATGAACACCGTCACGGGTGCAATCAAGATCGATCGTTGGTTCGACCTCAAGGGCCGCAGCACAAACCACAAGCCCACCACCAAGGGAGCATTCTTTAACAAGAAGGGGATTGCAAAATGATGCAGCAGGAATTTAAAATGAACAGCGAAAAGAAAGTATACAGCAAGCCCCTGATGGAAGTAGTCGAAATGGATTACTGTACAAGCCTTTTGGATTGCAGTGGTTGCGAAGTTAATGATGATGCGGTTGATCCGGATTATGAAGGCTAATCCATCAACCCACAAAACCTTCTAATGAAAGGCACCGCTTAACCGCGGTGCTTTTTTATATCCCAAAATTTTTTAGGGAAGGTTATTTCTTTTTGTCGAGCTTGGCGTTGATTTGTTTTTGAAGCTCTTTCAGGTGCCAGCGGCCACGCTTGTCTTCGAGGAAGTTGTTCGTGCGAATGCCGCGCGAAAGGCCGCGGTCAATGAGGTTCAGGGCGTCTGCGTAACGTTTCTGGTCGAAGCGCAGTTCTGCCAAAAAGTAATAGTTGTAAAGGTCGCGCGGGTTCTTTTCGAGCGCAAGACTCAAGTACTTGTCGGCAAGTTTTTTGTCGGGCCACGAAAGTACCAGTGGCACGTAGGGCAGCACAAAGTGGGCGCGGCCAAGCACCTGGTAGTCTTCGGCCATAATCGCCACGTCGCGCACGGTGGTGGCAACGCCATCCTTGACCGAGGCTAGGGCTCCACGCTCGTTACCCCACATCGAAAGGGCGCTTGCGTACACATGCGCAATTTCCCGGTTCTTCGGGAACTTCTGGTAGGCGGCTTCGCTAATGGTCTTTAAGCTGTCTAGCTTGGCCTTGCGCTGGTGCTTTTCAAAGTGCACAAAGCGGAAAGAAAAGAACAAGCTCTTCACGTAGCCTTCGGTGGCCTTCTCTTCGACAGAGGGGTCCTTCATGGCCTTGTGGTAGCTGTCGATCATGAGCTTGGCATTCTTGGCGTTCGCCTTGTCGCCAACGGCGTGTTCTGCACGTGCGGTGTAGCAGGAATCTGCAATGCGCAAGTCTTCATTTGCGAGGCTTGCCCCACACAGCGTAAACGCAAACAATGTTGCCAAGAATCGATTCATTTTCCCCTTTTTGCCAAACTACACTTTCCAGTTCTGCAAGACTTTATTCAGCTGTGCGATACGTACCTTTTCGTCGTCGGTGCCGTGGTAAGTCTTGAATAAAAGATAGCGATATTCCATGAGTGCAGTGCGAATTAACACCTTATCTTCTTGTTTTAGCATTGCTTTTTGTTTCCTCTTTTTTGTCCAAACATCTAATTCCATGGTTTCGGCGTATGGCGCCGGAGTCAGGAATGCGCGAAGGGTTACTTCCCCTTCCCCTTACCGGAGAAGTAGTCCTGCTGACGCGTGATGCCGAGAACGGCGTGCCACAAGGCTCCGTTCGGGTTAATCTTCTTGCGTTCGCTGACGGCGTATTCGATAGGCACGTGCGAGAATGCATTGTTCATGCTGCCCACGACCATGTCGGTCTTGCCGGCCATGCCTGCGTGCACGGCGGCTTCGGCGAGTTGGAAGCAGAAAATGGCGTCGGTACCTTGGGCCGGAATGCTACGAACCATGTAGCTCGGGTCAAAGTACTTGATGTTGATTTCCTTGCCGACCTTGTCGAAATGTTCCTTGATTTTGCGCGTCAGGAATTCACCAATATCGTTTTTCAAGATGTTTCCGCTGGCGTCCTTGCGTTCGGGCTGGTCCTTGAAGAGTTCCTGGCCGGCACCTTCGGCGACAACGATCACGGCATGCGTCTTGCCGCTGCTGTAGCGGCTTTCCAGGGCCTTGAAGAGTCCGTCGAGCGTAAAGGGTACTTCGGGTACCAGGCAAATGTTTACGACCGTTGTAGCGAGTGCTGCGTAAGCTGCAATAAAGCCGGAATCGCGACCCATGAGCTTTACAAGGCCAAGACCGTTAAAGGCGCCGTTCGCTTCGTTGTGGGCGCTGGTAATCACGTCGGTGGCGCTGAGCACGGCGGTTTCGAAACCGAAGGTTCGGTCAATCAAATTCAAGTCGTTGTCGATAGTCTTCGGAATGCCGATCACCGAAATGGGCTGGTGACGCTTCTTGATTTCTTCGGCAATATCGTGGGCGCCGCGGAGCGTACCGTCACCGCCAATGCAGAACAGCACATTAATGTTCAGGCGCATCAGGGTATCGACCATCACCTTGGCGTCCTGGTTTCCGCGGGAGCTTCCGAGAATGGTACCGCCGTCTTCCTGGATGGCGTCCACCACGTCGGGGTTCAGGATCATCGGGGAATAACCGTAGGCCGGGTTCAAACCGCGGTAGCCGT includes:
- a CDS encoding ATP-dependent 6-phosphofructokinase, translated to MTQEDILNNPEKYDLSIETVGKGTLKSPMKGVPFVSESDRVSLTADIGRIQKFCESGKAIPSLEAAGPRETIFHDPAWTRAGIVTCGGLCPGLNNVIKGLVQVLWFDYGVRNIFGIPYGYRGLNPAYGYSPMILNPDVVDAIQEDGGTILGSSRGNQDAKVMVDTLMRLNINVLFCIGGDGTLRGAHDIAEEIKKRHQPISVIGIPKTIDNDLNLIDRTFGFETAVLSATDVITSAHNEANGAFNGLGLVKLMGRDSGFIAAYAALATTVVNICLVPEVPFTLDGLFKALESRYSSGKTHAVIVVAEGAGQELFKDQPERKDASGNILKNDIGEFLTRKIKEHFDKVGKEINIKYFDPSYMVRSIPAQGTDAIFCFQLAEAAVHAGMAGKTDMVVGSMNNAFSHVPIEYAVSERKKINPNGALWHAVLGITRQQDYFSGKGKGK